CCGTCTTTAAGGTGTAGGTTTACGATAGAAGCATCTTGCTTGAATTCTTCGAAAGGACCGAAGGCCTCCACCAACTCTAGTGGTATTTTAAATCCGTTCAATTTTAGCCTTCCTTGTAACATGACTTTTCAATAAAGGATGAAACCGCCCTGTGTGTATGCGTCCCAGCGAAGGAAGTGAGTGCCTATAGTGGCTTGCTATACACTGTGTTCATTATTGCCTTGAATAGGTTGTTTGAAAGTTACTTTAATTGGTTTGAAAAATGAGTAAACCCAAAGACCTAAGATACAGAAAAGCCAAATGAATAGTGACATGAAAAAAGTGAAAAATGGCCACATTGCGAGAGCAAGTAGAAAACCAGATACTCCAAACACGGGCTCATTATTCCAACGAACACTTTCAAGCCCGAAGAAAGCGCCAATACCACACCCTATAAAAAATACAGCAAACCCCAAAAATACGCCTATGAAAAGAATCTTAAATAAAGATTTCTTAGAAATTTTCTTAGCTACAACTTCCATTTCTATACTTCCCTAAAGAGTTAGTCTTACTCCAAAATACGTTGACAACAATATCAAGCGAAGCGCTGGTAGCCTACATATTTTTGTTCCTTGCGAGCCCGCGAACGATTTAATATGTTTGCATGTGCGTTCTTGCCCCTAGCGAGCGCAGCGAGTGTTGATTCGTTTGTTTTACGCAATTTGCCACACCTGTAGCGCATTGCTACAATGTCGTGATGAACTATTAGGAGAAATATTATGGCAACCGCGAGCGTAAGACTAGACCAAGATCTAGTTGAGAAAGCTACCATTATGGGCAAAGCACTGAACCGAACTATGCCAAAACAGATTGAGCACTGGGCAAAAATAGGTGAAATGATGGAAGATAATCCTGATTTACCATACGAATTCGTGAAACAGGCAATTATTTCCAAAGCGGAAAAAGAGGCTGGAAAATTGGAGCCATACGATTTTGGCTAAGATTACGAGTGTCTTACAGACAGCTAATTTTAAGAGAGCAGTAAAGAAGTTACATAAGAATCAGAAAAAAGATTTAGATAAAGCTGTAAAGGAACTGATCGACGATCCTCTTCTAGGTGATCAGAAAAAAGGCGACCTTGCTTTTCTTCGCGTGCACAAGTTCAAGATGGTTAAGCAGTTAACCCTATTAGGTTACAGCTACGAGGACGGCACTGTAATACTTGAATTAATAGCTCTTGGTTCTCATGAAAACTTTTACCGCGATGTTAAAAAGTTATTCTGACCAATTGCGTATAACTTTTAAATAAGGGGCGCAGACGCGTGGACTACAACGCGAAGAAGCCCTGCTTGTATTCGCCCCAGTGACCGAAGGAAACGACTTAAGCGTTTTGTTATATGCCATGCCGCATAGCCTCCTCTCGAAAGGCTTTATAGTTTTCAGCATACTCCCAAATAGAAAACAAATGTCTATTATCTGAGGTAATTAGGCAGTAAATCTGGCAACTGCCGTATTCTTTGGATTTTGCTAACGCATTCCAGGGATAGAATGTAGAGTCATTATTGCTTTGCAAGACAATGCCTGTGGCATCAAAGGTAAAGCTAAACCTCAATGTTCCGAGAAAACGGAGCATTAACCAGAAATATTTACCGCCCCAATATGTAAGTGCAATACATATGCATGCTAGAAAGAGGAGTGTTTGCCAATCTCCATCCCCGATTCGTTTAGACGAGAGATAGATCATAGAGACCGGGCCTAATGAGTATACGGGCAATAAAATCGCCGCGCATATATAAGCTATTATCTTTGTAACTTTTGAATGATGAACCATTTTCACCTTGGCATTGGTCTCACCCATTAAGGGGCGATGACACATGGGCTAAAATTAGGAACGAAGTGACGCAGCCCACGTGTATGCGTCCCAGCGAGCGAAGTGAGTGCCTTAATTTTTTTGTTAGGAGCCATTGTTAACAAGAGCCCATACCTTTTCCATAATTATGCCTGAAGCATTATCCGCATGAATGTCATCTTGGCCAATTTCGTTTGCACATGACAATCTGATTTCAGATTTTTCTTGCCATAACCCTAAAGAGTTCCTAATACCCATCCCCCATGAAAAATGAAACTTTCCTAATTCTTCCTTTTTTGTTTCCTGCAATGTTTTAACGCTAGCTTCATCTAATTCTCCAAGAATCGAATTGGCAGCTTCTTGGCATGCATTAGTTTCTTTTGCTGCTAAAGGTGCGGAACTATCCGCCAAAGAGCACGAAAAAAGAAAAACTAAAAAGAGACCAATAATTAAATTTTTCATGTGGCTCCTAACTTTTAAATAAGGGGCGCAAACGCGTGGGGCATACTAGCGAAGCGCCCCGCGAAGCGGGTTGTGACTTAAGCGTTTTGTTAGGGACGTGCAAAAACAACCTAGCTTTCGTCATTGCTACTATCGCCCTGCATTTTGCTTTTACTTTGATGTTTCTCTTTGAAATATAAAAACACTTGAACAATAACTAACAGATAACATGAAAGAGCAAGAAAGGCACATGGAGCGGCCATAAGAATTACACCAGTTACCCAGCCAAAATATGCCATAACCGAACATATGGCACCGATGAAAAGCTCGATTGCGACGGCTTCCCAACTGACGGAGTAACCGACATTGACTGGTTGAGCATAGTGTTTAAATCTGTACGACATTACGTATTTCCTTATAGCGCCTAACTTTTCAATAACGGGCGCAGGCACGTAGGGCAAAATGGCGAAGCGGCCCTGCGTGTACGCGTCCCAGCGAACGTAGTGAGCGCTAACAGTTGTTTGTTAGGTGCGTAACTTACTATGAGCTTGAATAATCGAAGTGCGAAGCTCGGGAGTAATGTTTACCCACCTTGTCGTTTCTGTTAGCTGTAATTGACAACCAGTTTTGCTAACCAAATTGCAAATATGTGTGAACCACTTGGGATAACCCCATTCTCGATTTTGTTGACCAACCAAAACTCTCCGTCTCTGATCCCAGTGAACACCGGCAGCCTCTCGATAAATCATAGGAAAAGAGGAAGTTGATGGCATTATATAAAGGTGTTCTGTGTTATCTATCCCAATTTCTACGATGTCTTCCATTACTACTAGCACCTAACGCCGCCATAAAAAGGCTAGCAACTTGTTGCGAGTCCAGCGCTGAAAACGCGTTTTTTGATGGCTTTGTTAGGAGCACTTTACCGCACGGTGCTCTATATTCTTACAACCTTTATAGGTTTTAGGAAAATACTCATTTCTGTTAATTGGCATACACTCGCCGACCTTTATCCAATTTAGCTTATTATCTCGGGAGATCTCTAACTCTAAATATGAAGCCACTAGGCCTCTACTAGTATCTTTGGACCAATCGAAGTAGTGATAGAATGTTCCATGTGATTGCTCAATTCGATCAGATTTGAAATATTTACTTGTAGAAGTAGTTACAGTAACTCCATCCTTCACAATTGACAGTTCAGTACTCGTAGGAGTCCAACCCCATGGCCTTTCAGTTTTGATTTTTAGATCTATAATACAATTACTCTCAAAACTAGCCTTTTCTATTGCCTCAACTATTTCTATATACTCTTTATATTCTAGTGCTTTCCTGCTCCCCGTTAGATACCAGTTTAGTAGCACAAAAAATAACACCAAAGAGATTGTACTAGCTATTTTTTTGATTTTGGCTTTGTCCATGCTTTGCTCTTAACTTTTAAATAAGGGGGGCAGACATGTGGGGCATAATGGCGAAGCCGCCCCGCGTGAATGCGTCCCAGCGAACGAAGTGAGTGCGTTTATTGGCTTGTTAGCTGACATTGCCAATAACTACCGCTGACTCTTGGTTAATAATGAATTGATATCCAAAAGCTAACGTGGTTGTAAATATACTTAGGACGTTTAGATAAAGTGACATTTGTTTATAGCTTCTTTCGTTATCTCTTTTGTCGTAGTGGTCAATTACGGTCAGCGCAGCATTAACAGCACCCGAGAGCAATGCAACGCAGAAAAATAGTAGAGGCATACCAGTTAATTCAATAGGGCAAGAGCCTCTTACGCCGGGATATACCAAAGCTTCGTTAGTGAAGCCATAAAGACACATTGCAATTAAGAACACTGCCCAAACGATATTAAAAATTCGGGTCGATTTAGGAATTTTATTCGGAGAGTAATCTTCCATGAATCCTCTT
The DNA window shown above is from Alteromonas sp. KC3 and carries:
- a CDS encoding TA system antitoxin ParD family protein, whose product is MATASVRLDQDLVEKATIMGKALNRTMPKQIEHWAKIGEMMEDNPDLPYEFVKQAIISKAEKEAGKLEPYDFG
- a CDS encoding type II toxin-antitoxin system RelE/ParE family toxin; translation: MAKITSVLQTANFKRAVKKLHKNQKKDLDKAVKELIDDPLLGDQKKGDLAFLRVHKFKMVKQLTLLGYSYEDGTVILELIALGSHENFYRDVKKLF
- a CDS encoding DUF6794 domain-containing protein, which codes for MKNLIIGLFLVFLFSCSLADSSAPLAAKETNACQEAANSILGELDEASVKTLQETKKEELGKFHFSWGMGIRNSLGLWQEKSEIRLSCANEIGQDDIHADNASGIIMEKVWALVNNGS